GAGGTTCCCTCTACTTCTGGCTCGAGGCTCTCCAAAAATGATAATTTGGGGAAAGATCGTGGCTGACGGAAATCATCCTGAGGAGGAGGGCTGGCCCCGAGCGGATGGAGgacaagagggaagaggaggaaagccaACTGGCCTGGACAGGGAGGCCTGGGCGCCTGTGGTCGTCAgcttatgggctgaattgtgtccccacaaaagtTCATCtgttgcagtcctaacccccATCACCTGAGAATGTGACTGCATTCGGAGACAGGATCTTTATAGATGGAATGAAATCCAAATGCAGTCATTCGGCGGGCCGTAACCCatcatgactggtgtccttataagaagaggaaattcggacacagacgcgcacagagggaagacgtaAGGACGCAGGGAGAAGACGGTCATCTTCgagccagggagggaggcctggagcGGAGCCTCCCCTCAGCCAtcggaaggaaccaaccctgccgacccCTGGatctgccttctggcctccagaagtgtgagaggaGCAGTGCTTGTGGTTTGAGCCACCCCATCGGCTCTAGCCAACTCAGGcaccagcctccaagatggcgcGCAACGATCCTGCCCTCCTGGTCTTCATACCCTTGTGCAGACCCCTCCGCACTGAATGAGGGCAGTTCTGTGTGGTTGGCTGGACATTACAGAAGTGATGTGTGGGACTAGCTGAGGCTAGACGGTAAAGGGTGTTGCCGTTTCCACCTTGGtctcttggctttctctctctggagGAATCCAGCCACCACGTTGTGAGGACACTCCAGTAGCCCCCCAGACACCCACATCCAGGGAACCTGACCAGGGGCCAAGAGCCAGCACCGACCTGCCAGCCATAGAAGTggatcccccagccccaggcgaGCCCTTGGATGACTGTGGCCCGAGCTGACAGCTGACAGCAACCTCACTGGAGGTCCCAaacagaaccacccagctaagccccTCCAGAagtcctgactcacagaaactgtaagaGATAATAAATTATCGTTGtcccttttttgaggaagattagtcctaccatctgccaccaatcctcctctttttgctgaggaagactggccctgagctaacatccgtgcccatcttcctctactttatatgtgggacgctaccacaacgtggcttgccaaggggtgccatgtccacacccgggatccaaacaggtgaaccccaggccgccgaagtggaacgtgcgcacttaaccgctgcaccaccgggccgggcccttgttgtcattttaagctactaagttttagGGTACTGTGTTATGTAGCGACAGACAGCTAATACAGGACCTCCCTCCCCGTCCTCCCAGAGCCTCCTCCTGCTTTAACAGTCCCCTCCCCTCAACCCTGCACCATGGAGTCATCCAGCAAGGACTTTAGCAAGCAAATTGGGGCCCAAAATGGCCCTGGGgagatacaatattattaacacATGAAAGGAAAGGTGCTCAACCTCAGAAGTATGCCAAGAAACgaggattcaaataaataagaCACTTGGAAAGGGTTTAAAACAGGAAagacatgtgattgaaatgttttCTAACCTAGTGCCCCTCAGTTCGGTGcaaattttaaatgaacataAATGATTCTATGTTCAGATTTCCTTTTAATACCCAAAGGGGAGTATTATACCAGTAAAAATAGTGGTATCTTCATACTTTAAAATACACTGAACAAGAAAACCAGGATTGTAATCAGTTCATCCAAGCTTTGTCCACACTGGGCTTTCTCAGAGCGGCTTTAGGGCCTGAGGGCACAGGCAGTGCCAAAGTGTGAGGTCATCTGTCCATACAGGTGACAGCTGACAGGGCGTCAGCTGGTCTCTGGGGCCCCTTGGGGTCAGCCGGCTGCTTCTATGACATGTGGCCTCTGGGCGTCTTTGCTGCTGCAGGCAAAGGCGTGGCGCTGAGTCCTGCTATCAGGGTGAggccctcccacccccgcccccaaatCAGGGGTCGGCCTCCCCACCAGGCATACCTCCCTGGGATTCATCCTTTCAAATCCTCGTTTCCCTCACATCCTTTCATGACAAGGCCCCCTTAAACCCGAAGCCTGAATTCTTAGCTGCCCAAAACACCTCATTCCCCTTTACCTGAAGGCAGGGACGGCTTCATCGCCAAACTCTCCCAGGAGGCAAGAGTGAAATATTTGGACTCCGTGCTCCCCGAGCTGCAAAGGAGAGGGCAAAAATGCCTTTCCGTCCTAAAGCAGTCCCAAAGTTCAGGGCCAACACTTACCGCGTGTTCCCAAGGCACTAAATGAACTCTGAGTTCCCACGAGGAGCGGCCGAGGTAAGTTCCGTGTTATTGCTCATCTTTCAGGTGGCacactaaggcacagagaggttgtcGCTTGTCTGAAGTCACCCAGCCAGGAAGCAGAGCAGCCTGGATTCAAACTGGGGTGTCGGATCCTGAGTCCGTGCTCTGCACCCCCCACACTGCCTGTGGGGCTGAGGGCGAGGGAGGAGCCCGCGCAGGGCTAAGGGCTGTTCCCTCCGGCCTGCCCCAGGTTGGCAGCAATGCCCACCCACTCTGGCAGGTAGGTCGCTTGTGGCCTGAAGATCATGCGGAAGGGGGAGCCGGGCAGGGTGAAGTTGGCCAGGTAGACGGTGTCCCCGCCCGTGAGGTAGGCGGCCCAGACCCCGAAGGTGCCCACGGTGATGATGGTGTGGTTGCACTGCACGAGCAGCGCAAAGTCCTTGGCAGGAGAGCCCTGACGGCCGTTGCCTGCGAATACCACGTCCCCGCGGGAGCTGTTGATGTTCTGCTGGCACCAGGCCATGT
The nucleotide sequence above comes from Equus quagga isolate Etosha38 unplaced genomic scaffold, UCLA_HA_Equagga_1.0 116403_RagTag, whole genome shotgun sequence. Encoded proteins:
- the LOC124232795 gene encoding galactoside 2-alpha-L-fucosyltransferase SEC1-like, whose translation is EFTLHDHVREEAQKFLQALQAKWAQQVTFVGVHVRRGDYVRVMPQVWKGVLADRGYLRQALDWFRARHRSPVFVVTSDDMAWCQQNINSSRGDVVFAGNGRQGSPAKDFALLVQCNHTIITVGTFGVWAAYLTGGDTVYLANFTLPGSPFRMIFRPQATYLPEWVGIAANLGQAGGNSP